A region from the Dermacentor andersoni chromosome 11, qqDerAnde1_hic_scaffold, whole genome shotgun sequence genome encodes:
- the ClpP gene encoding ATP-dependent Clp protease proteolytic subunit, protein MNFLRKTIKLCPSLAARTQACRSLRTSRSLRYPLIPIVIEQTGRGERAYDIYSRLLKERIVCVMGPITDEMSSLVVAQLLFLQSESNKKPVHMYINSPGGSVTAGLGIYDTMQYIMPPIATWCIGQACSAASLLLCAGTPGMRQSLPNSRIMVHQPSGHAAGQATDIQIHAEEILKLKRTINIIYAKHTKQPLETIESAMERDRFMSAMQAKEFGIIDSVLEHPPTIDAPTETS, encoded by the exons ATGAATTTCCTAAGAAAG ACGATCAAACTCTGTCCGAGCCTCGCAGCGCGGACTCAAGCGTGCCGGTCTCTCCGCACAAGTCGGTCCCTGCGCTACCCGCTCATACCGATCGTGATCGAGCAGACTGGCCGCGGAGAGCGGGCCTACGACATCTACAGCAGGCTGCTCAAGGAACGGATCGTGTGTGTCATGGGCCCG ATCACGGATGAGATGTCAAGCCTGGTTGTGGCACAGCTGCTGTTCCTACAGTCGGAGAGCAACAAGAAGCCCGTGCACATGTACATCAATAGCCCAG GTGGGTCGGTAACGGCGGGTCTAGGCATCTACGACACAATGCAGTACATCATGCCACCCATCGCAACCTGGTGCATTGGCCAGGCCTGCAGTGCTGCCAgcctgctgctgtgtgctggcacACCAGGAATGCGCCAGTCCCTGCCAAACTCGCGCATCATGGTCCACCAGCCATCTGGGCACGCTGCC GGTCAGGCAACAGACATCCAGATTCATGCTGAGGAGATCCTGAAGTTGAAGAGGACCATCAACATAATCTATGCAAAGCACACCAAGCAGCCCCTGGAGACCATAG AAAGCGCCATGGAGAGAGATCGGTTCATGAGTGCCATGCAGGCCAAGGAGTTTGGCATCATCGACTCCGTCCTCGAACACCCACCAACGATCGATGCGCCTACCGAGACAAGCTAG